The window CCCTCGCGTACTCGCGAATCTTCTCCCGCTCCACCACGTAATGGTCGGGATAGCGGTAGTGCGCCCCGACGAGGGAAGCGGATAATGCCACGGGCCAGAACCTAGATCAGCGCGACTCTTTGTGCGGCTGATGTTTCCCGCAGTTCGGGCAGAATTTCTTCAGCTCGAGCCGGTCGGGATCGTTGCGACGGTTCTTCTTGGTGATGTAGTTGCGGTGCTTACACACCTCGCAGGCCATAGTGATCTTCGGCCGTACGTCGGTACTGGAGGCCACGTCCGTTGCCCTCTTTCACGCTCTAGTAGTTCGTTCCTGTAGCGGTGGGGAGGCTCGATCTCCCGACCTCACGATTATGAGTCGTGCGCTCTAACCAGCTGAGCTACACCGCCCCGATAGGCGCGGGCGGAGCCCCGCTCGCGTCCACCGAGCCCCCTAACGGAATCGAACCGTTGACCTTTTCCTTACCATGGAAACGCTCTACCGACTGAGCTAAGGGGGCCTGACCCGCGGA is drawn from Candidatus Mycolicibacterium alkanivorans and contains these coding sequences:
- the rpmG gene encoding 50S ribosomal protein L33 — its product is MASSTDVRPKITMACEVCKHRNYITKKNRRNDPDRLELKKFCPNCGKHQPHKESR